The following coding sequences are from one Methylosinus sp. H3A window:
- a CDS encoding IS256 family transposase: MAIKKGTLDQLLSGRDPKEVFSKDGLFDELKKALAERVLNAEMDDHLESEAAAGKANHRNGYSKKTVLTETSKIDIRVPRDREGSFDPKLIARYQRRFPGFDEKIVSMYARGMTVREIQGHLLELYGLEVSPDLISTVTDAVLETVAEWQNRPLEAMYPLVFFDALRVKIRDEGLVRNKAVYVALGVTPDGTKDILGLWIETSEGAKFWLRVMNELKNRGVGDILIAVVDGLKGFPEAINAVFPQTTVQTCIVHLIRNPMEFASYKDRKAIAAALKTIYRAPTAEAAKEALEAFDGGHWGKKYPSIAQGWRRNWEQVIPFFAFPIAVRRIIYTTNAIESLNAKLRRAVRTRGHFPTDDAAMKLLYLVLRQVAGEWKMAPREWCEAKNQFAIMFDDRFVAA; this comes from the coding sequence ATGGCGATCAAGAAGGGCACATTGGACCAATTGCTGTCGGGACGCGATCCGAAGGAGGTTTTTTCCAAGGATGGCTTGTTCGATGAGCTGAAGAAGGCGCTGGCGGAACGGGTTCTGAACGCGGAGATGGACGACCATCTCGAGAGCGAAGCGGCGGCGGGCAAGGCGAACCACCGCAACGGCTATTCGAAGAAGACCGTGCTGACCGAGACGTCGAAGATCGACATCAGGGTCCCGCGGGACCGGGAGGGGAGCTTCGATCCCAAGCTGATCGCGCGCTATCAGCGCCGCTTTCCCGGCTTCGACGAGAAAATCGTGTCGATGTATGCGCGCGGCATGACGGTGCGCGAGATCCAGGGCCATTTGCTCGAGCTCTACGGCCTGGAAGTCTCGCCCGATCTGATCTCGACAGTCACCGACGCCGTGCTGGAGACCGTCGCCGAATGGCAGAACCGGCCGCTCGAGGCGATGTATCCCTTGGTTTTCTTCGACGCGCTGCGCGTCAAAATCCGCGACGAAGGCCTGGTCCGCAACAAGGCCGTCTATGTGGCGCTCGGCGTCACGCCGGACGGAACGAAGGACATTCTGGGGCTTTGGATCGAGACCTCGGAGGGCGCCAAATTCTGGCTTCGGGTGATGAACGAGCTGAAGAACCGCGGCGTCGGCGACATACTGATCGCCGTGGTCGACGGCCTGAAGGGCTTTCCGGAGGCGATCAATGCGGTGTTTCCGCAGACGACCGTGCAGACCTGCATCGTGCATCTCATTCGAAACCCGATGGAATTCGCCTCATACAAGGACCGCAAGGCGATCGCCGCCGCGCTGAAGACGATCTATCGCGCCCCGACCGCCGAGGCGGCCAAAGAGGCGTTGGAGGCCTTCGACGGCGGCCATTGGGGCAAGAAATATCCGTCGATCGCGCAGGGCTGGCGGCGCAATTGGGAGCAGGTCATCCCGTTTTTCGCCTTTCCGATCGCGGTACGGCGGATCATCTACACGACGAACGCCATAGAATCCTTGAACGCGAAGCTGCGGCGCGCCGTGCGGACGAGAGGGCATTTTCCGACTGACGATGCGGCGATGAAGCTCCTCTATCTCGTCTTGCGCCAAGTCGCCGGGGAGTGGAAAATGGCGCCGCGCGAATGGTGCGAGGCGAAAAATCAATTCGCCATCATGTTCGACGATCGCTTCGTCGCGGCGTGA